A single window of Archangium gephyra DNA harbors:
- a CDS encoding M14 family zinc carboxypeptidase, which yields MLLPVLLALTLHQAPLTTVAEQSGWTRTGRYAEVESLCRAFPQRYPGKVRCDTFGTTPEGRPMLALVASADGTLSPAAAAKKGRPIVLFQGGIHAGEIDGKDAGFWLLRDLLDGKALPGVLKQVTAVFVPVFNVDGHERFGPNHRPNQVGPEEMGWRVTGQNLNLNRDYVKADAPEMVALLKLLNAWDPLFYVDLHVTDGAKFEHDVSVQLEPQKVGPETMRTLGAKLREELFTELESKQHLPLPFYPSFRENDDPASGVTYGVSPPRFSHQYWAAHRRYGVLVETHSWKPYAHRVATTRHVLEGLLRLTARDGQALLSAVKAADTEATSGKVREVVLAWDNTDKSRPIAFRGYAYERIPSELTTQPWIRYDDTKPQVWTLPYYEELRPVLTASLPSGGYLVPPAHAGWVAEKLAMHGLRYQRLGQDVPSAPVEVFRATEAKFRPASVEGRQGLSVKGQWTKEGQPLPAGSLYVPAAQTNVSLLAHLLEPLGPDSLLAWGFFNNHFEQKEYVEDYVLEPFARELLARDAAVKAAWDEKLKDPEFARNPRARMRFFYERHPAHDTRFNLYPVFRTDSAPAGLKPAR from the coding sequence ATGCTCCTGCCCGTCCTCCTCGCCCTCACCCTCCACCAGGCTCCCCTCACCACCGTCGCCGAGCAGAGCGGGTGGACCCGCACCGGCCGCTACGCGGAGGTGGAGTCCCTCTGCCGCGCCTTCCCCCAGCGCTACCCCGGCAAGGTGCGCTGCGACACCTTCGGCACCACCCCCGAGGGCCGCCCCATGCTCGCCCTCGTGGCCAGCGCGGATGGCACCCTCTCCCCCGCCGCCGCCGCGAAGAAGGGCCGCCCCATCGTCCTCTTCCAGGGCGGCATCCACGCCGGGGAGATCGACGGCAAGGACGCCGGCTTCTGGCTGCTGCGCGACCTGCTCGACGGCAAGGCGCTGCCGGGCGTGCTCAAGCAGGTGACGGCCGTCTTCGTCCCCGTCTTCAACGTGGATGGCCACGAGCGCTTCGGCCCCAACCACCGCCCCAACCAGGTGGGCCCCGAGGAGATGGGCTGGCGCGTCACCGGGCAGAACCTCAACCTCAACCGCGACTACGTGAAGGCAGACGCCCCCGAGATGGTGGCCCTGCTCAAGCTGCTGAACGCCTGGGATCCGCTCTTCTACGTGGACCTGCACGTCACCGACGGCGCCAAGTTCGAGCACGACGTCAGCGTGCAGCTGGAGCCCCAGAAGGTGGGCCCGGAGACGATGCGCACCCTGGGCGCGAAGCTGCGCGAGGAGCTCTTCACCGAGCTGGAGTCCAAGCAGCACCTGCCCCTGCCCTTCTACCCGTCCTTCCGGGAGAACGATGACCCCGCCTCGGGGGTGACCTACGGCGTGTCTCCCCCGCGCTTCAGCCACCAGTACTGGGCCGCCCACCGGCGCTACGGCGTGCTGGTGGAGACCCACTCCTGGAAGCCCTACGCGCACCGCGTGGCCACCACGCGCCACGTGCTCGAGGGCCTGCTGCGCCTCACCGCCCGCGATGGCCAGGCGCTGCTGTCCGCCGTGAAGGCCGCCGACACCGAGGCCACCTCCGGCAAGGTCCGCGAGGTGGTGCTCGCCTGGGACAACACGGACAAGAGCCGCCCCATCGCCTTCCGCGGCTACGCCTACGAGCGCATCCCCTCCGAGCTCACCACCCAGCCGTGGATCCGCTACGACGACACCAAACCCCAGGTGTGGACCCTTCCCTATTACGAGGAGCTCCGCCCCGTCCTCACCGCGTCGCTGCCCTCGGGCGGCTACCTGGTTCCCCCGGCCCACGCGGGCTGGGTGGCGGAGAAGCTCGCCATGCACGGCCTGCGCTACCAGCGGCTCGGCCAGGATGTCCCCTCCGCCCCCGTGGAGGTGTTCCGCGCCACCGAGGCGAAGTTCCGCCCCGCCTCCGTCGAGGGCCGCCAGGGCCTCTCCGTGAAGGGCCAGTGGACAAAGGAGGGCCAGCCGCTCCCCGCCGGCAGCCTCTACGTGCCCGCGGCGCAGACGAATGTGTCCCTGCTGGCGCACCTGCTCGAGCCGCTCGGGCCGGACTCGCTGCTCGCCTGGGGCTTCTTCAACAACCACTTCGAGCAGAAGGAGTACGTCGAGGACTACGTGCTGGAGCCCTTCGCGCGGGAGCTGCTCGCCCGCGACGCCGCCGTGAAGGCCGCCTGGGACGAGAAGCTGAAAGACCCGGAGTTCGCCCGCAACCCGCGCGCCCGCATGCGCTTCTTCTACGAGCGCCACCCCGCCCACGACACCCGCTTCAACCTCTACCCCGTCTTCCGCACCGACTCGGCCCCCGCGGGCCTCAAGCCGGCGCGCTGA